From one Thermomicrobiales bacterium genomic stretch:
- a CDS encoding FAD-binding oxidoreductase, with product MSSTGRTSEPLSYWHATGAPLVPGDSLPEATDVVVVGGGVLGVWATYWLAKAGVDVTLIERDAISWGATGRNGGFVGAGLVAGIGPTAERIGEQAAWDLWKLTEDGCEIVRRVVAEEGIDCDYRVPGSLGFILGDADLDARRAGLGELAARGITAEVLDRDALQNLVKTPLGDEIAGAMFQPNSAAVHSSKYLSGVAAAAGRHGARLCRAAVTALEASGNGALVITDRGSVRAGRVIVSVNAWTDELVPALSGLVVPVRGQILSYEPLPEVFTTGGGAAVTPTGEYWQQTPDGSIVIGGCRDDAPNKDVGVRDPVPTSGVISRIEEVLPRLFPKLEGLRVAHTWAGLMAFTSDFLPVAGPAPGMPGVWVGGGFCGGGMSFGPRLGQLLAEAATTGATPASIAPLSAERSSLTQLTDTAMYE from the coding sequence ATGTCGTCGACTGGACGAACAAGTGAACCCCTGTCGTACTGGCACGCCACCGGAGCGCCACTCGTGCCTGGCGACTCATTGCCCGAGGCAACCGATGTGGTTGTCGTTGGAGGCGGAGTTCTGGGTGTCTGGGCAACCTACTGGCTGGCGAAGGCCGGCGTTGACGTCACGCTGATCGAACGCGACGCGATCAGTTGGGGAGCCACGGGTCGAAACGGTGGGTTCGTCGGCGCGGGTCTGGTCGCCGGCATCGGGCCGACAGCGGAGCGCATCGGCGAGCAGGCCGCATGGGACCTCTGGAAGCTCACCGAGGATGGTTGTGAGATCGTCCGCCGGGTGGTCGCCGAGGAAGGAATCGACTGCGACTACCGGGTGCCAGGTTCGCTCGGCTTCATCCTCGGCGACGCCGACCTCGATGCCAGGCGCGCTGGTCTGGGCGAGCTCGCCGCGCGGGGCATCACAGCCGAAGTTCTCGATCGCGACGCGCTGCAGAATCTGGTGAAGACCCCGCTCGGCGACGAGATCGCGGGCGCTATGTTCCAGCCGAATTCCGCGGCAGTCCATTCGTCGAAGTATCTGTCGGGCGTCGCTGCGGCAGCCGGCCGGCATGGCGCGCGCCTCTGTCGGGCGGCGGTCACCGCGTTGGAGGCAAGCGGGAACGGCGCCCTGGTGATCACCGATCGCGGCTCGGTTCGAGCTGGCCGGGTCATCGTCAGCGTCAACGCCTGGACCGACGAGCTCGTCCCGGCACTGTCGGGGCTCGTTGTGCCGGTTCGCGGCCAGATCCTCTCGTACGAGCCATTGCCTGAAGTGTTCACGACCGGCGGCGGAGCGGCGGTCACCCCGACCGGCGAGTACTGGCAGCAGACGCCCGACGGTTCCATCGTCATCGGCGGCTGCCGAGACGATGCGCCGAACAAGGATGTCGGGGTTCGCGACCCGGTCCCGACGTCGGGCGTCATCTCCCGAATCGAAGAGGTACTCCCCCGCCTCTTCCCAAAGCTTGAAGGACTGCGGGTCGCCCACACCTGGGCGGGGCTGATGGCGTTCACCAGCGATTTCCTGCCGGTCGCTGGCCCCGCGCCGGGCATGCCCGGCGTCTGGGTAGGTGGTGGATTCTGCGGAGGCGGGATGTCGTTCGGGCCGCGCCTCGGGCAGCTGCTCGCCGAGGCCGCAACAACTGGCGCAACCCCGGCGTCAATCGCGCCGCTGAGCGCCGAGCGTTCCTCGCTCACGCAGTTGACCGACACGGCGATGTACGAGTAG
- a CDS encoding pyridoxal-phosphate dependent enzyme, which translates to MRFTLDDILAARRRLVDVAIRTPLLQLHEVDDVWLKPEILQPIGSFKLRGAHNAIAARLEAGPLDEVTTLSAGNMSQAVAWSARRLGLRATAIMPESAPEFKKAATRGYGASIELIPRPEVMAAMQDGRFNDRPGFIHPFNDPLVAAGNGTIGLEILEDLPDVETVIVPVGGGGLALGIASAIKASHPDVRVFGVQPLGGSALAVSLAAGEPRTTPYDTFVDGAGAPFVSADAFPDLQQMLAGCLTPTDDETKSAIARLALRNKLVTEGAGALAVAAALALSRTERGRTVCILSGGSIDPPQLAEILRQHGG; encoded by the coding sequence ATGCGCTTTACGCTAGACGACATCCTTGCCGCACGACGGCGGCTCGTGGACGTGGCGATCCGCACCCCGCTGCTCCAGCTTCACGAGGTAGACGACGTCTGGCTCAAGCCGGAGATCCTCCAGCCGATCGGGTCATTCAAGCTGCGCGGAGCGCACAACGCGATTGCAGCGCGGTTGGAGGCGGGGCCACTCGACGAGGTAACGACGCTCTCCGCCGGTAACATGTCGCAGGCGGTCGCGTGGTCCGCGCGCCGGCTGGGGCTACGGGCGACCGCGATCATGCCGGAGAGCGCCCCCGAGTTCAAGAAGGCCGCGACACGAGGCTACGGCGCTTCAATCGAGCTGATTCCACGACCTGAAGTGATGGCTGCGATGCAGGACGGCCGGTTCAATGACCGTCCGGGCTTCATTCATCCATTCAACGACCCGCTGGTTGCGGCCGGGAATGGGACTATCGGGCTGGAGATCCTGGAAGACCTGCCGGATGTCGAGACGGTGATCGTGCCGGTCGGCGGCGGGGGTCTGGCCCTCGGGATCGCGTCTGCCATAAAGGCCAGCCACCCGGATGTCCGCGTCTTCGGTGTCCAGCCGCTCGGCGGCAGCGCTCTGGCCGTTTCGCTGGCGGCCGGTGAGCCACGCACCACGCCCTACGACACGTTCGTCGACGGCGCGGGCGCGCCATTCGTCTCGGCTGATGCCTTCCCCGACTTACAGCAGATGCTTGCTGGCTGTCTGACGCCAACCGATGACGAGACGAAGTCGGCCATCGCACGGCTCGCGCTCAGGAACAAGCTGGTGACAGAGGGGGCCGGCGCGCTGGCTGTCGCCGCTGCACTGGCTCTGTCACGCACGGAGCGCGGCCGGACGGTCTGTATTCTCAGTGGGGGAAGCATCGATCCTCCGCAGCTCGCCGAAATCCTCCGGCAGCATGGTGGCTAG
- a CDS encoding GDSL-type esterase/lipase family protein — protein sequence MRSSASPRLLLVIFLLMTSLAWAAPTAAARGGLPRSVDYWALGDSIAAGTGLGDDAAGLSLTPCARSWDRAYPERVVAALGAQISDVRFPASQFLACSGARVTYDAQGAVDRCFQKYWFNADCKNKSLHYQVDAVVARLEWNRLTHVTRPTVVTITAGANDLDYTDPLTVYQAISWGDDWFNAYVQQRAEGVRLGMTAEIARLIRYPNVTVVVTDIHNPFNTDSFLFHLPGSQCTVAPPPYQGAASYDCYQRTETAIHAVNQAIAIAVSQTQRTGSVGSATIHDLFHGHESPQASGPAGVTQCGLASPGVADTWVQYATDPDSNSRPFLFNGLAQALIPGTIQWTGDCIHPNNAGAQQYANAATSAIVQMLSR from the coding sequence ATGCGGTCGTCAGCCTCCCCACGGCTCCTGCTTGTCATCTTCCTCCTCATGACCTCCCTCGCATGGGCTGCGCCTACCGCGGCCGCGCGAGGAGGGCTACCGCGATCGGTGGACTATTGGGCGCTCGGCGACTCGATCGCCGCTGGCACCGGGTTGGGTGACGATGCGGCGGGTCTTTCGCTAACACCATGCGCCCGATCGTGGGATCGCGCGTACCCGGAGCGCGTTGTCGCGGCGCTCGGCGCGCAGATCTCCGACGTCCGGTTCCCGGCGAGCCAGTTCCTCGCGTGCTCCGGCGCGCGCGTCACCTACGACGCGCAGGGAGCGGTCGATCGATGCTTCCAGAAGTACTGGTTTAACGCAGATTGCAAAAACAAGTCGTTGCACTACCAGGTGGATGCCGTCGTCGCGCGTCTGGAGTGGAACAGATTGACGCACGTCACGCGCCCAACGGTCGTCACAATCACGGCCGGCGCGAACGATCTCGATTACACCGACCCACTGACTGTGTATCAGGCAATCTCATGGGGAGACGACTGGTTCAACGCGTACGTCCAACAGCGGGCAGAGGGAGTTCGGCTCGGAATGACGGCCGAGATCGCGCGACTGATCCGCTACCCGAACGTGACGGTCGTCGTGACCGACATCCATAACCCGTTCAATACCGACAGCTTCCTCTTCCATCTTCCCGGCAGCCAATGCACCGTCGCGCCACCTCCATATCAGGGCGCCGCATCCTACGATTGCTACCAGCGGACCGAGACTGCCATCCACGCTGTGAACCAGGCGATCGCCATTGCCGTCAGCCAGACACAGAGAACTGGATCGGTCGGCTCGGCGACGATCCACGATCTGTTCCATGGGCACGAGTCGCCTCAGGCGAGCGGCCCGGCCGGCGTAACGCAATGTGGGCTAGCGTCGCCGGGCGTGGCCGACACCTGGGTGCAGTACGCAACCGACCCGGATTCCAACTCACGACCGTTCCTGTTCAATGGTCTGGCCCAGGCGCTGATCCCCGGAACGATCCAGTGGACGGGTGACTGCATCCACCCGAACAACGCGGGGGCGCAGCAATATGCGAACGCCGCCACAAGCGCGATCGTTCAGATGCTCTCTCGGTAG
- the ricT gene encoding regulatory iron-sulfur-containing complex subunit RicT translates to MDERQVAGVRFRDSGRTYYVDPDGVTMESGDWVIVDTTRGAELAQVVIAPQQVIAALLDGEVRSVARRATDDDLDQSDRRRESEGDALRTFAAMARDHGLAMKPISAEYAFDGSRLTINFSANGRVDFRELVRDLARRFTCRIELRQVGPRDEARLLGGLGRCGRPLCCSTWLPQFADVSMTMAKNQDLSPNFDKLSGICGRLLCCLSYEQEQYRQLRSRLPRLGQEVMTEQGPGYIHAMQILKETVTVRLETGESVTLSPDGVIVVGEPTREMRNRRRRPRRDSSVETPPQ, encoded by the coding sequence ATGGACGAGCGTCAGGTCGCCGGGGTGCGCTTCCGCGACTCTGGTCGCACGTACTACGTCGATCCAGATGGCGTGACGATGGAATCGGGCGACTGGGTCATCGTCGATACCACCCGCGGGGCCGAGTTGGCCCAGGTGGTGATCGCGCCGCAACAGGTGATCGCTGCGCTGCTCGACGGCGAAGTTCGCTCGGTTGCCCGTCGCGCGACTGATGACGACCTGGATCAGTCCGACCGTCGCAGGGAAAGCGAGGGCGACGCGCTGCGCACGTTTGCGGCGATGGCGCGCGACCATGGGCTGGCGATGAAGCCGATCTCGGCCGAATACGCCTTTGACGGCTCGCGACTGACGATCAACTTCTCGGCCAACGGTCGAGTCGACTTTCGTGAGCTGGTGCGCGATCTTGCTCGCCGGTTCACCTGCCGGATCGAGCTGCGGCAGGTTGGCCCGCGAGACGAAGCGCGGCTGCTGGGCGGTCTCGGCCGCTGCGGCCGGCCCCTCTGTTGCTCAACCTGGCTTCCGCAGTTCGCCGACGTCTCGATGACGATGGCCAAGAATCAGGACCTGTCTCCGAATTTCGATAAGCTCTCGGGTATTTGCGGTCGTTTGCTCTGCTGTCTCTCCTACGAACAGGAACAGTATCGGCAGCTGCGTTCCCGATTGCCGCGGCTTGGCCAGGAAGTCATGACCGAGCAGGGTCCCGGCTACATTCACGCCATGCAGATCCTCAAGGAGACTGTGACGGTCCGCCTTGAGACTGGTGAGTCCGTGACGCTGTCGCCCGACGGGGTTATCGTCGTCGGTGAACCCACGCGGGAGATGCGTAATCGCCGACGTCGTCCGCGCCGCGATTCGAGCGTGGAAACTCCTCCGCAGTAG
- a CDS encoding S9 family peptidase, which yields MTETSTEPQPLTPEQLATMTRVGDARLAPDGTAVVFVVDQASKDGENEQAALWIAPFDSTSAGAARQFTSGLANDRAPRWSPDSRRIAFLSDRAERGKSSVYVMPADGGEGIRVFDQQGELSGLTWSSDGRFLAVLFTEPETAEEKKRKEDRDDANVWDHEQKYQRLWVIDPDAKTATCVSPDARQVRSYAWAPDAERFVICATGNARIDDLFTENELEIIPRGGGEPTSIGTLTGVASDLTWSSDGRYLVYRSSAGQVVHGEHVYRINADGSDRVCLTEGYSGTVEGLSSPDGGSSLVLSCAEGVDFAAHWLSWDGEMSPLLSRQEGWADVPASVSCDGRRLGLVWQTGVEPENVHVAEVADGRAGALRKVTDFNNGITTAALGTVSSVSWTSDEGIEVGGLLVLPHGYVEGQRYPTIALVHGGPTWAWSRWFHGSWHDWGQMLAGRGYAVLLPNPRGSTGRGSEYMNANAGDIGGGEYRDMMTGVDALIERGIADPDRLGIGGWSWGGYMTAWTVSQTTRFKAAVMGAGLPNMVSDNYIGDIPSANLSYFSESAAQNPEPFWERSAIRYIRNVTTPVLILHGAADDRVNPMQGKEMYVALRSLGLPVEFVTYPREGHSIRERKHQIDLMNRVIAWYERYLSAGAVEQSR from the coding sequence GTGACCGAAACCAGCACCGAGCCGCAGCCGCTCACGCCGGAGCAGCTTGCGACGATGACACGCGTCGGCGACGCGCGTCTTGCGCCGGACGGAACAGCCGTCGTCTTTGTCGTTGACCAGGCCAGCAAGGATGGCGAAAACGAGCAGGCTGCGCTCTGGATAGCGCCGTTCGATTCCACGTCGGCAGGCGCAGCCCGTCAGTTCACCAGCGGACTGGCCAACGATCGCGCGCCGCGTTGGTCGCCGGACAGCCGCCGCATCGCGTTTCTCTCAGATCGCGCCGAACGGGGCAAGTCGAGCGTATACGTGATGCCAGCCGACGGTGGCGAGGGTATTCGCGTGTTCGATCAACAGGGAGAGCTCAGCGGTCTCACCTGGTCGTCGGATGGCCGCTTCCTGGCCGTGCTCTTCACCGAACCAGAGACCGCGGAGGAGAAGAAGCGCAAGGAGGACCGCGACGACGCGAACGTCTGGGATCACGAACAGAAGTACCAGCGGCTCTGGGTCATCGATCCGGACGCGAAGACTGCGACCTGTGTCTCTCCCGACGCGCGTCAGGTTCGCTCGTACGCCTGGGCGCCGGACGCGGAGCGATTCGTGATCTGCGCCACAGGGAACGCGCGTATCGACGATCTCTTCACCGAGAACGAGCTGGAGATCATTCCCCGAGGGGGTGGTGAACCAACATCGATCGGCACGCTGACCGGCGTCGCCTCGGATCTCACCTGGTCGTCGGATGGACGCTACCTCGTCTACCGATCCTCCGCAGGCCAGGTCGTTCATGGTGAGCATGTTTATCGGATCAACGCCGACGGCAGCGACCGTGTCTGTCTGACTGAAGGGTACAGCGGGACGGTCGAAGGACTCTCGTCGCCGGATGGCGGCAGCTCGCTCGTGCTCTCCTGTGCCGAGGGTGTCGACTTCGCCGCCCACTGGCTCAGTTGGGATGGCGAGATGTCGCCACTCCTGTCGCGACAGGAGGGTTGGGCGGACGTGCCTGCGAGTGTCAGCTGCGATGGCCGGCGATTGGGACTCGTCTGGCAGACCGGGGTCGAGCCGGAAAATGTCCACGTCGCCGAGGTGGCTGACGGTCGCGCCGGCGCGCTGCGCAAGGTGACTGACTTCAACAACGGGATCACAACAGCGGCGCTAGGGACCGTTTCGAGCGTGAGCTGGACGAGTGATGAAGGGATCGAAGTCGGGGGCCTGCTCGTGCTGCCGCATGGCTACGTCGAGGGCCAGCGCTACCCGACGATTGCGCTCGTGCACGGCGGGCCGACGTGGGCCTGGTCGCGCTGGTTCCACGGGAGTTGGCACGATTGGGGACAGATGCTGGCCGGCCGTGGCTACGCAGTGCTGTTGCCGAACCCGCGCGGCAGCACCGGGCGTGGCTCGGAGTACATGAACGCCAACGCGGGCGACATTGGTGGCGGCGAGTACCGTGACATGATGACTGGTGTCGATGCATTGATCGAGCGCGGTATTGCCGATCCCGATCGTCTTGGCATCGGCGGCTGGAGTTGGGGCGGTTACATGACTGCCTGGACTGTCAGCCAGACTACGAGGTTCAAGGCGGCGGTGATGGGGGCTGGCCTGCCGAATATGGTCTCCGACAACTACATCGGCGATATCCCGAGCGCCAATCTCTCGTATTTCTCGGAGTCCGCCGCGCAGAACCCGGAGCCATTCTGGGAACGCTCGGCGATCCGCTACATTCGCAACGTTACGACGCCGGTTCTGATCCTCCACGGCGCGGCGGATGATCGCGTCAACCCGATGCAGGGCAAGGAGATGTATGTCGCGCTGCGGAGTCTCGGTCTGCCGGTCGAGTTCGTGACCTACCCACGCGAGGGGCACAGCATTCGCGAGCGCAAGCATCAGATCGATCTGATGAATCGCGTCATCGCCTGGTACGAGCGCTACCTCAGCGCTGGCGCGGTTGAGCAGTCGAGGTGA
- a CDS encoding arginine deiminase family protein, which translates to MSLTAAYGGEKWSQRANDMRADMPGHWGDWGSGSEVGRLRSVLLRRPGSELDDIVDFDAVQMRADLNPDLARAQHDAMADAYEANGVSVYYVENSRNDKPNQMFIRDLMLMTPEGAIITRPASTVRAGEERFVAEALARNGVPILMSVHGSGTFEGADCLWVDDDLCFLAEGLRTNTEGANQVERMLREIGVKEVIRVQLAWGAMHLDGVLALADTDVAIVWPYRTPSPVVRTLQERGFRIVPVVEEEAHELMPMNFVAIEPGKLLMPKGGVRSAERYVEAGLEVIEVDISELMKAGGGVHCMTGFLKRDAV; encoded by the coding sequence GTGAGCCTGACTGCCGCATACGGTGGTGAGAAATGGTCGCAGCGCGCCAACGACATGCGCGCCGATATGCCAGGCCACTGGGGAGACTGGGGATCCGGATCGGAAGTGGGCCGGCTCCGATCCGTGCTGCTGCGCCGGCCGGGATCGGAGCTCGATGACATCGTGGACTTCGATGCAGTCCAGATGCGAGCTGACCTGAACCCGGATCTGGCGCGCGCACAGCACGACGCGATGGCTGATGCCTACGAGGCGAACGGCGTCAGCGTCTACTACGTCGAGAATAGCCGCAACGACAAGCCGAACCAGATGTTCATCCGCGACCTGATGCTGATGACGCCGGAGGGCGCGATCATCACCAGACCCGCGTCGACCGTCCGCGCGGGCGAGGAACGATTCGTTGCCGAAGCGCTAGCTCGCAACGGCGTGCCGATTCTGATGTCCGTCCATGGCTCCGGGACCTTCGAGGGCGCTGACTGTCTCTGGGTCGACGATGACCTCTGCTTCCTGGCGGAGGGACTACGGACGAACACCGAAGGCGCAAACCAGGTTGAGCGGATGTTGCGTGAGATCGGCGTCAAGGAAGTAATTCGGGTGCAGCTTGCCTGGGGCGCGATGCATCTCGACGGCGTCCTGGCTCTTGCCGATACCGATGTCGCGATTGTCTGGCCCTACCGGACACCATCGCCGGTCGTTCGGACGCTCCAGGAACGAGGCTTCAGGATCGTGCCGGTGGTCGAGGAAGAAGCGCACGAGCTAATGCCGATGAACTTCGTCGCGATCGAGCCCGGCAAGCTGCTGATGCCGAAGGGCGGCGTCCGTTCGGCGGAACGTTACGTTGAGGCCGGCCTCGAAGTCATCGAGGTGGACATCAGCGAGCTGATGAAGGCCGGCGGCGGCGTCCATTGCATGACAGGGTTCCTTAAGCGCGACGCTGTCTGA
- a CDS encoding DinB family protein, translating into MTQPESRRQLTLTLPTATDPAIAQWLAAAQDARARTLQLLDRVDDPALDWQRDDENTIGTLLYHIAAIETDWLYVEVLTEPFPDDIVALLPWDVRDASGRLTHVSRRSLSEHLTVLSAIRDRLILGFREMTIEDFLRPRALPEYDVTPAWVLHHLMQHEAEHRGQIHLLLTAYTGRNI; encoded by the coding sequence ATGACCCAACCCGAATCACGCCGACAGCTCACGCTCACCCTTCCCACGGCAACAGACCCAGCAATCGCGCAGTGGCTTGCCGCGGCGCAGGATGCTCGCGCACGCACCCTGCAACTGCTGGATCGGGTCGACGACCCCGCGCTCGACTGGCAGCGCGACGATGAAAACACGATCGGCACGCTGCTCTACCACATCGCCGCAATCGAAACAGACTGGCTGTACGTCGAGGTGCTGACCGAACCATTCCCGGATGACATCGTCGCCCTGCTGCCGTGGGACGTGCGTGACGCCAGTGGCCGGCTGACGCATGTCAGCCGGCGAAGTCTCTCTGAACATCTGACGGTTCTCTCTGCAATCCGTGACCGCCTGATCCTTGGTTTCCGGGAGATGACGATCGAAGACTTCCTCCGGCCACGCGCGCTGCCCGAATACGACGTGACGCCGGCGTGGGTGCTCCACCATCTGATGCAGCACGAGGCGGAACATCGGGGGCAGATTCATCTGCTTCTCACGGCATACACCGGCCGCAACATCTGA
- a CDS encoding nuclease-related domain-containing protein: MRIVRNTGYIKRRKRAGKLIVAGGLGLLIGSWVITLLYPSLFLLATAGLAVGFIFFNGGMQQLSRWSRRPRNDEVIDADLNRLNDRYTIVHYPDVPGRRPDHVLIMPNGVLALTSREVTGSVKVKERTWRKLGNPLTRMLLLGGPQLGNPTIESEEQIKALTSFLETKQLATNVTGAIVFVADKVEVDIENPTLPVLHAAELHDYVRQLAQNEATISTKGRDDLAQALSQGEDIETNLSASSRPKKKVRAA, encoded by the coding sequence ATGCGTATCGTGCGGAACACCGGATACATCAAGCGCCGCAAGCGCGCCGGCAAGCTGATCGTTGCGGGTGGTCTCGGGCTGCTGATCGGTTCCTGGGTCATCACCCTGCTCTACCCATCCCTCTTTCTGCTGGCGACGGCCGGCCTGGCCGTCGGGTTCATTTTCTTCAATGGTGGCATGCAGCAGCTATCGCGCTGGTCGCGTCGCCCGCGGAACGATGAGGTTATTGACGCCGACCTCAATCGGCTCAACGACCGCTACACGATCGTCCACTACCCCGACGTGCCGGGGCGCCGGCCGGATCACGTGCTGATCATGCCAAACGGCGTGCTGGCGCTGACATCACGTGAGGTAACCGGGTCGGTCAAGGTCAAGGAGCGCACCTGGCGCAAGCTCGGTAATCCACTGACTCGCATGTTGCTCCTGGGCGGCCCGCAGCTTGGCAATCCTACGATCGAAAGCGAGGAGCAGATCAAGGCATTGACCTCGTTCCTTGAGACAAAGCAGCTCGCGACGAACGTCACAGGCGCGATTGTATTCGTCGCTGACAAAGTCGAGGTCGATATCGAGAATCCGACACTACCGGTCCTCCATGCGGCTGAGCTGCACGATTACGTTCGACAGCTGGCACAAAACGAGGCGACCATTTCCACAAAGGGCCGCGATGATCTGGCGCAAGCACTCTCGCAGGGAGAGGACATCGAGACGAATCTCTCAGCTTCATCGAGACCGAAGAAGAAGGTGCGCGCGGCATGA